One segment of Alnus glutinosa chromosome 2, dhAlnGlut1.1, whole genome shotgun sequence DNA contains the following:
- the LOC133859880 gene encoding protein trichome birefringence-like 19 — translation MCLSPPTITMKFHGAAVELPNGKTTSTDIPKHVFQVAVVLIFLTILPLCINRNNPRSPLPSPKIEDDHGLSLRSRGFDKKCDIFTGNWIPFPEGPYYTNATCNLMIDQQNCMKFGRPDTEFLKWRWKPDECELPLFDALQFLELVRGKSIAFVGDSVGRNQMQSLLCLLASAVYPEDISEKYTSDINFKRWFYADYNFTVATLWSPFLVKASDADPNGHSYNSIMNLYLDKVDEAWATQVTKFDYVIISAGQWFFRPLMFYENGQLVGCFKCQQENVTDLTHYYGYRKAFRTAFRSLKDYKGVTILRTFSPAHFENGDWNKGGNCVRTRPFSKEGLKVDQYVWEMYFTQMEEQRAAAKEGRKRGLQFGLLDTTEAMLLRPDGHPNHYGHSPQRNVTLADCVHWCLPGPIDTWNEFLLYNLKGGQKNA, via the exons ATGTGTCTTTCTCCACCCACCATCACCATGAAGTTTCATGGCGCCGCCGTTGAGCTTCCCAACGGAAAAACCACGTCAACCGACATCCCCAAACATGTTTTCCAAGTAGCCGTTGTCTTGATCTTCCTCACCATACTCCCTCTTTGCATAAACAGAAATAATCCACGTTCGCCATTGCCCTCTCCCAAGATCGAAGACGACCATGGTTTGAGTTTGAGAAGCAGAGGATTTGACAAGAAATGTGATATCTTTACTGGAAACTGGATTCCATTCCCCGAGGGGCCTTATTACACAAATGCAACTTGCAACCTGATGATCGATCAGCAAAACTGCATGAAGTTCGGGAGACCTGACACGGAGTTCCTGAAATGGAGGTGGAAACCAGATGAATGTGAGCTACCTCTGTTTGATGCACTTCAGTTCTTGGAGCTTGTCAGAGGGAAGTCCATTGCCTTTGTTGGAGACTCTGTGGGTCGAAACCAAATGCAGTCCCTATTGTGCCTCTTGGCTAGT GCGGTTTATCCTGAGGATATCTCTGAAAAGTATACATCAGACATAAATTTCAAACGCTGGTTTTATGCAGACTACAACTTTACAGTAGCAACACTGTGGTCTCCGTTTTTGGTTAAAGCCAGTGACGCAGACCCCAACGGGCACTCCTACAACAGCATCATGAACCTGTATTTAGACAAGGTTGACGAGGCATGGGCGACACAAGTTACAAAATTCGACTATGTAATCATCTCAGCAGGACAATGGTTCTTCCGACCACTAATGTTCTATGAAAATGGTCAGCTTGTCGGGTGTTTCAAGTGCCAGCAAGAGAACGTCACAGACCTTACACACTACTACGGATACAGAAAGGCCTTTCGAACCGCCTTTAGAAGCCTCAAAGATTACAAGGGGGTGACAATTTTGAGGACATTTTCTCCGGCACACTTTGAGAATGGGGACTGGAATAAAGGAGGGAATTGTGTGAGGACAAGGCCGTTTAGCAAGGAGGGATTGAAGGTAGACCAATATGTTTGGGAGATGTACTTCACTCAAATGGAGGAGCAAAGGGCAGCAGCAAAGGAAGGGAGGAAGAGGGGTTTGCAATTTGGTTTGTTGGATACAACTGAAGCGATGTTGCTGCGGCCAGATGGGCATCCAAACCATTACGGCCACTCGCCACAAAGGAATGTGACTCTAGCCGACTGTGTCCACTGGTGCTTGCCAGGTCCTATTGACACATGGAATGAATTTTTGCTTTATAACTTGAAGGGGGGACAGAAAAATGCTTAG
- the LOC133859169 gene encoding uncharacterized protein LOC133859169 produces the protein MAGLLAWAADVVGAGGAQSNGEDDPNSIPIVFAAEQQKYVQELDQKAASLSRAIQDLRLRLPPPDISQRLPHLHAHSLASNAALALQLNSHSATREQAQLREVTLQEENAAYEKAISNCENKIKEKMQEAVLLQRKLEELDETTKNLRAELESREAALVASQSGRFSDSVVKSKLVVEGGPDSEESNSAILEKLENKKKELSSTEGVVQDLEKRWAQVQDKALKQPTPAQREKILDKQLHSLIEQLEAKQAQAESLFSDIHIKEMELERLNGLWRRVESINLEVNAARNRFGRSTSERGSASSDYIVDVHLKPPYYPGGRSENQQKLMLLRSTFVLYIFALHILVFIKISL, from the exons atggcTGGTTTGCTAGCCTGGGCAGCGGACGTAGTGGGAGCGGGTGGGGCACAAAGCAACGGTGAAGACGACCCCAATTCGATCCCAATAGTATTCGCCGCAGAGCAGCAAAAGTACGTGCAAGAACTGGACCAGAAAGCGGCTTCTCTGAGCCGTGCGATCCAGGATCTACGGCTGAGATTGCCTCCCCCTGACATCTCCCAACGCCTCCCTCATCTCCATGCCCACTCCCTCGCTTCCAACGCCGCTCTCGCCCTCCAACTCAACTCTCACTCGGCCACACGCGAGCAG GCCCAACTGAGAGAGGTGACTCTGCAGGAAGAAAATGCTGCGTATGAAAAGGCTATATCCAATTGtgagaataaaataaaggagaaaATGCAGGAGGCAGTCCTCCTTCAGAGGAAGTTAGAG GAATTGGATGAGACTACGAAGAATCTTAGAGCAGAGCTGGAAAGTAGAGAAGCTGCTTTGGTTGCCAGCCAATCTGGCAGATTCAGTGATTCAGTTGTTAAATCCAAGTTGGTTGTGGAAGGTGGACCTGATTCAGAAGAGTCAAACTCTGCTATACTGGAGAAGttagaaaacaagaaaaaagaattg AGTTCAACAGAAGGGGTAGTTCAAGATTTGGAGAAAAGATGGGCTCAAGTTCAGGATAAGGCGTTGAAGCAGCCTACCCCAG CTCAGAGAGAGAAGATATTGGATAAACAGCTTCACAGCCTAATTGAGCAACTGGAAGCAAAACAG GCACAAGCAGAAAGCCTGTTTAGTGACAttcatataaaagaaatggagcTGGAAAGATTGAACGGATTGTGGAGGAGGGTTGAAAGCATCAACCTGGAAGTGAATGCTGCCAGGAATCGGTTTGGAAGAAGCACATCCGAGAGAGGATCTGCTTCTTCTGACTATATTGTTGATGTTCACCTCAAACCCCCTTATTACCCTGGTGGCCGATCTGAAAATCAGCAGAAACTTATGCTACTGAGGTCGACTTTTGTACTCTACATTTTTGCCTTACACATATTGGTCTTCATCAAGATTTCACTTTGA